Proteins found in one Serinicoccus marinus DSM 15273 genomic segment:
- a CDS encoding NADH-quinone oxidoreductase subunit B: MGLEDKIPGGIMLSTVEGLAGQLRQYSVWPATFGLACCAIEMMAVGTPDYDIARFGMERFAATPRQADLMIVAGRVSQKMAPVVRQVYDQMPNPKWVISMGVCASSGGMFNNYAIVQGVDHIVPVDVYLPGCPPRPEMLLNAILELQKQIREFKFSVNREAAARAAEAAAMKAMPTSEMKGLLA; this comes from the coding sequence ATGGGTCTCGAGGACAAGATCCCCGGTGGGATCATGCTGTCGACGGTCGAAGGACTGGCCGGCCAGCTGCGGCAGTACTCCGTGTGGCCGGCCACCTTCGGGCTGGCCTGCTGCGCCATCGAGATGATGGCCGTCGGCACCCCGGACTACGACATCGCCCGGTTCGGGATGGAGCGCTTCGCGGCGACCCCGCGCCAGGCTGACCTCATGATCGTCGCCGGGCGCGTGTCGCAGAAGATGGCGCCGGTCGTGCGCCAGGTCTACGACCAGATGCCCAACCCCAAGTGGGTCATCTCGATGGGCGTCTGCGCCAGCTCGGGCGGCATGTTCAACAACTACGCGATCGTGCAGGGCGTGGACCACATCGTGCCGGTCGACGTCTACCTCCCCGGGTGTCCGCCCCGGCCCGAGATGCTGCTCAACGCCATCCTGGAGCTGCAGAAGCAGATCCGTGAGTTCAAGTTCTCCGTCAACCGCGAGGCCGCGGCCCGCGCGGCCGAGGCGGCTGCCATGAAGGCGATGCCGACCTCCGAGATGAAGGGGCTGCTCGCGTGA
- a CDS encoding NADH-quinone oxidoreductase subunit A has translation MDYHPYLPIIFFLFFGLLFAFGSVFGGGLLGRVTYNRAKAEAYECGIQPTPQAHEGGRVPVKYYLTAMLFIVFDVEVLFLYPFAVAFDQVGLFSVLAMLLFLVVVSVPFVYEWSRGGLEWD, from the coding sequence ATGGACTACCACCCCTATCTGCCCATCATCTTCTTCCTCTTCTTCGGCCTGCTCTTCGCCTTCGGGTCGGTCTTCGGCGGGGGGCTGCTGGGCCGGGTGACCTACAACCGCGCCAAGGCCGAGGCCTACGAGTGCGGGATCCAGCCCACGCCGCAGGCGCACGAGGGCGGGCGCGTGCCGGTCAAGTACTACCTCACGGCGATGCTCTTCATCGTCTTCGACGTCGAGGTGCTCTTCCTCTACCCCTTCGCCGTGGCCTTCGACCAGGTCGGGTTGTTCTCCGTGCTGGCGATGCTGCTCTTCCTCGTCGTCGTCTCGGTGCCCTTCGTCTACGAGTGGAGCAGGGGCGGGCTGGAATGGGACTGA
- a CDS encoding geranylgeranyl reductase family protein — MSEQVETADVIVVGAGPGGSSTAAYLASHGLDVLLLEKSTFPRDKICGDGLTPRAVRELIHLGVPIDEADGWHRTRGLRIIGGGMRLELDWPGNATFPPFGLVRTRQDLDETLARHAAARGARLLEGINVQTPVLDGRGHICGVQAKVMGPDGRATGERREFRAQVVVAADGNSSRLSLGMDRPKRDDRPMGVAVRAYYETPRHDDAYLESWLELWTKDARGERDELMPGYGWIFPLGDGTANVGLGILDTSEAFGTFDYRDVMRRWVETMPEGWGFSEETRQAPIRGAALPMCFNRQPLYDRGLLLVGDAGGMVNPFNGEGIAEAMEAGRHAAEVISAALARATPGEREAVLHSYTAAMKDALGGYYTLGRGFATLIGKPEIMRLAVKYGLPRRSLMRLLLKIMANLPQERGGGLDDRVINALSRMTPAA; from the coding sequence GTGAGTGAGCAGGTCGAGACAGCCGACGTCATCGTCGTCGGCGCCGGGCCGGGAGGCTCGAGCACCGCCGCCTACCTCGCGTCCCACGGCCTCGACGTTCTGCTGCTGGAGAAGTCCACCTTCCCGCGCGACAAGATCTGCGGCGACGGGCTCACCCCGCGCGCCGTCCGCGAGCTGATCCACCTCGGCGTCCCCATCGACGAGGCCGACGGCTGGCACCGCACCCGGGGTCTGCGGATCATCGGCGGCGGGATGCGCCTGGAGCTCGACTGGCCTGGCAACGCGACCTTCCCGCCCTTCGGGCTGGTGCGGACCCGGCAGGACCTGGACGAGACCCTGGCCCGCCACGCCGCGGCGCGCGGGGCGCGGCTCCTCGAGGGCATCAACGTCCAGACGCCGGTCCTCGACGGGCGCGGTCACATCTGCGGCGTGCAGGCCAAGGTCATGGGTCCGGACGGGCGGGCCACGGGGGAGCGCCGTGAGTTCCGGGCCCAGGTCGTCGTGGCCGCCGACGGCAACTCCAGCCGGCTCTCGCTCGGGATGGACCGTCCCAAGCGCGACGACCGGCCGATGGGGGTCGCGGTGCGGGCCTACTACGAGACCCCGCGGCACGACGACGCCTACCTCGAGTCCTGGCTGGAGCTGTGGACGAAGGACGCACGCGGGGAGCGGGACGAGCTCATGCCCGGCTACGGCTGGATCTTCCCGCTGGGCGACGGCACCGCCAACGTCGGCCTCGGGATCCTCGACACCTCGGAGGCCTTCGGCACCTTCGACTACCGCGACGTCATGCGGCGGTGGGTGGAGACGATGCCCGAGGGCTGGGGTTTCTCCGAGGAGACCCGCCAGGCCCCGATCCGGGGTGCCGCGCTGCCGATGTGCTTCAACCGGCAGCCGCTCTACGACCGGGGGCTGCTGCTCGTCGGTGACGCCGGCGGCATGGTCAACCCGTTCAACGGCGAGGGGATCGCCGAGGCGATGGAGGCCGGACGGCACGCCGCCGAGGTCATCAGCGCGGCGCTGGCCCGGGCCACGCCGGGGGAGCGGGAGGCCGTGCTCCACAGCTACACCGCGGCCATGAAGGACGCCCTCGGCGGCTACTACACCCTCGGCCGCGGCTTCGCCACGCTCATCGGCAAGCCCGAGATCATGCGGCTCGCGGTGAAGTACGGCCTGCCGCGCCGTTCGCTCATGCGGCTGCTGCTCAAGATCATGGCCAACCTGCCGCAGGAGCGCGGCGGCGGGCTCGACGACCGCGTCATCAACGCCCTGAGCAGGATGACTCCGGCGGCATGA
- a CDS encoding demethylmenaquinone methyltransferase: MSPTRADLDKQPHEVARMFDGVARRYDLTNTVLSGGMDHLWRRAVVRAVGAAPGERVLDIAAGTGTSSEPYADRGVQVVPADFSLGMLTEGYRRRPDLPFTAADAMRLPFADDSFDVVTMSFGLRNVADVDAALREFRRVVRPGGRLVVCEFSRPVLPVFATVYRNYLMRALPRVARRVSSNPESYVYLAESIRAWPDQRALAQQVRAAGWEQVRWRNLSAGVVALHHAVAPVD; the protein is encoded by the coding sequence ATGAGCCCGACACGCGCCGACCTCGACAAGCAGCCGCACGAGGTGGCCCGGATGTTCGACGGCGTGGCGCGGCGCTACGACCTCACCAACACCGTGCTCAGCGGAGGCATGGACCACCTGTGGCGGCGTGCCGTGGTGCGCGCGGTCGGCGCGGCCCCGGGCGAGCGCGTGCTGGACATCGCCGCGGGCACCGGCACCTCCAGCGAGCCGTATGCCGACCGCGGTGTCCAGGTGGTCCCCGCGGACTTCTCCCTGGGCATGCTCACCGAGGGCTACCGCCGGCGGCCCGACCTGCCGTTCACCGCGGCGGACGCGATGCGGCTGCCCTTCGCCGACGACTCCTTTGACGTGGTGACGATGAGCTTCGGGCTGCGCAACGTCGCGGACGTCGACGCTGCGCTGCGCGAGTTCCGCCGCGTGGTGCGCCCCGGTGGCCGGTTGGTGGTGTGCGAGTTCAGCCGCCCGGTCCTGCCGGTCTTCGCCACGGTCTACCGCAACTACCTCATGCGGGCCCTGCCCCGCGTGGCCCGCCGCGTCAGCTCCAACCCGGAGAGCTACGTCTACCTCGCCGAGTCGATCCGCGCCTGGCCCGACCAGCGCGCGCTGGCGCAGCAGGTCCGCGCGGCCGGGTGGGAGCAGGTGCGGTGGCGCAACCTCAGCGCCGGTGTCGTCGCGCTGCACCACGCGGTCGCCCCCGTCGACTGA
- a CDS encoding isochorismate synthase produces the protein MAVTRTLPRLRARTLAVDAPGDLLTRVPDEVDPRDVVAWLREGDGLVGWGRVAGVSATGPDRFREAETWWTQVRAAAVVEDEVRLPGTGLVTFGSFTFAADSRDESSLTIPRVVIGRRDGLAWVTQVVAEDEPWPVEHPAELLGRVNEDIEVADPLVESDGSVGAEDWPGVVAAAVRRIDQGEVDKVVLARDVTVRHREGRVVRVAPVLERLEKRYAATWTFAVSGLVGATPEMLVRLQGGKVRSRVLAGTIRRPNGIPAPDTDVPGTGDPAHPVDPRLRLVSSTKDLDEHDYAVRSVAEALAPHCSDLVVPEAPYVLELPDVYHLASDLIGTMHSEATSLRLAAALHPSAAVCGTPTEAAARVIGELEGMDRGRYAGPVGWMDGSGDGDWGIALRCGELADDRHSMRIFAGGGIVAASDPAAELAETEVKLTAMRHALGLTDA, from the coding sequence GTGGCTGTGACCCGCACCCTGCCCCGCCTGCGCGCCCGCACCCTCGCGGTCGACGCCCCGGGCGACCTGCTGACCCGCGTGCCCGACGAGGTCGACCCGCGCGACGTCGTGGCCTGGCTGCGCGAGGGCGACGGCCTGGTCGGGTGGGGCCGGGTGGCCGGGGTGAGCGCCACCGGGCCGGACCGGTTCCGCGAGGCCGAGACGTGGTGGACGCAGGTGCGCGCCGCGGCCGTGGTCGAGGACGAGGTCCGGCTGCCCGGCACCGGTCTCGTGACCTTCGGCTCCTTCACCTTCGCCGCCGACTCCCGGGACGAGAGCAGCCTCACGATCCCCCGGGTCGTCATCGGGCGCCGGGACGGCCTGGCCTGGGTCACCCAGGTGGTCGCCGAGGACGAACCGTGGCCGGTCGAGCACCCCGCGGAGCTGCTGGGGCGCGTCAATGAGGACATCGAGGTGGCCGACCCGCTGGTCGAGTCCGACGGCTCCGTGGGCGCCGAGGACTGGCCGGGCGTCGTGGCGGCCGCGGTGCGCCGGATCGACCAGGGTGAGGTCGACAAGGTGGTGCTGGCCCGGGACGTGACGGTGCGGCACCGCGAGGGTCGGGTGGTGCGGGTCGCCCCGGTGCTCGAGCGGCTGGAGAAGCGGTATGCCGCCACCTGGACTTTCGCCGTCTCGGGGCTGGTGGGGGCCACCCCGGAGATGCTGGTCCGGCTGCAGGGCGGCAAGGTCCGCTCGCGGGTCCTGGCCGGCACGATCCGACGGCCGAACGGCATCCCCGCTCCCGACACCGACGTGCCCGGCACCGGCGACCCCGCGCACCCGGTCGACCCTCGGCTGCGGCTCGTCAGCAGCACCAAGGACCTGGACGAGCACGACTACGCCGTGCGGTCGGTGGCCGAGGCCCTGGCGCCCCACTGCAGCGACCTCGTCGTCCCGGAGGCGCCCTACGTGCTGGAGCTGCCGGACGTCTACCACCTCGCCAGCGACCTCATCGGCACCATGCACAGCGAGGCCACCTCGCTGCGGCTGGCCGCGGCGCTGCACCCCTCGGCGGCGGTCTGCGGCACCCCCACCGAGGCGGCGGCGCGGGTGATCGGCGAGCTGGAGGGCATGGACCGCGGCCGGTATGCCGGCCCGGTCGGCTGGATGGACGGCTCCGGCGACGGCGACTGGGGCATCGCGCTGCGCTGCGGCGAGCTGGCCGACGACCGGCACTCGATGCGCATCTTCGCCGGCGGCGGGATCGTCGCGGCCTCCGACCCGGCCGCCGAGCTGGCCGAGACCGAGGTCAAGCTCACCGCGATGCGGCACGCCCTGGGCCTCACCGACGCCTGA
- a CDS encoding GNAT family N-acetyltransferase: MLTLRPPTAADETALRRMHEQLAVEGFDLLLAQGSWEEILAQVRREADGSDLPPGRVRADFLVAEAEGTPVGRVSIRHEVTPFLREVGGHVGYAVAPPFRRRGHATEILRQSVERLRGLGVGDVLVTCDDDNVGSARAIERCGGVLADLRTPPGGGMPKRRYWIPAPVVPLRRR, from the coding sequence ATGCTCACCCTGCGCCCGCCTACCGCGGCCGACGAGACCGCGCTGCGCCGCATGCACGAGCAGCTCGCCGTCGAGGGCTTCGACCTGCTGCTCGCCCAGGGGAGCTGGGAGGAGATCCTGGCGCAGGTGCGGCGCGAGGCCGACGGGTCCGACCTGCCCCCGGGCCGGGTGCGCGCGGACTTCCTCGTGGCCGAGGCCGAGGGTACACCGGTGGGTCGGGTGTCGATCCGGCACGAGGTCACGCCCTTCCTGCGCGAGGTCGGCGGCCACGTGGGGTATGCCGTCGCCCCGCCCTTCCGCCGCCGCGGCCACGCCACCGAGATCCTGCGCCAGTCGGTCGAGCGGCTGCGCGGCCTCGGCGTGGGGGACGTGCTGGTGACCTGCGACGACGACAACGTCGGCTCCGCGCGAGCCATCGAGCGCTGCGGCGGGGTCCTCGCGGACCTGCGCACCCCGCCCGGCGGCGGCATGCCCAAACGCCGCTACTGGATCCCGGCCCCGGTGGTGCCGCTCAGGCGTCGGTGA
- a CDS encoding MFS transporter: MERDVRGSVLAVLVVFASSGYVMGQALSRVPAVRDHLGADKAQLGLVLMGMGLGSLLAMPFTGRAVDRFGSRRVVLVTVLLGCLGWGLVALAPSVPVLLGILVLTGMNIGVWDVAMNIQGTHVEQSRHRSLMPYFHAAFSGGAVLGAGSSALAAWWGIGLGQLPVLAAVAAVAGVWGASRFVPEAPEVLDPEPVPDGGASSGAAPEPERRGLTATEVLIGLICLAGALAEGSANDWLALLLVDVHGAPAAFGALTLTAFNLTMTIGRLAGGPAIDRFGRATVVRTGAVLAAAAILLVTLTSSLTLALVGGLMWGLGVATIFPAAISAAGEVPGRGNRAITSVSTIAYGAFLFGAPTIGVLAEAIGLDRALFLVVGFLGLLLVLSPVMREKTAGRPGRAPATLG; this comes from the coding sequence GTGGAGCGGGACGTGCGCGGGTCGGTGCTCGCGGTGCTCGTGGTCTTCGCGAGCTCGGGGTATGTCATGGGCCAGGCCCTCTCCCGGGTCCCCGCCGTGCGCGACCACCTCGGTGCCGACAAGGCACAGCTGGGTCTGGTGCTCATGGGGATGGGCCTGGGCTCGTTGCTCGCGATGCCCTTCACCGGCCGGGCGGTGGACCGCTTCGGGTCCCGCCGGGTGGTGCTCGTCACCGTGCTGCTCGGGTGCCTGGGGTGGGGGCTGGTGGCGCTCGCGCCCTCGGTGCCGGTGCTGCTCGGCATCCTCGTGCTCACCGGCATGAACATCGGCGTCTGGGACGTCGCCATGAACATCCAAGGCACCCATGTCGAGCAGTCGCGCCACCGCTCGCTCATGCCCTACTTCCACGCCGCCTTTTCCGGGGGTGCGGTGCTCGGCGCCGGGTCGAGCGCGCTCGCGGCGTGGTGGGGGATCGGGCTCGGCCAGCTGCCGGTGCTCGCCGCGGTGGCGGCGGTCGCCGGGGTCTGGGGGGCGAGCCGCTTCGTGCCCGAGGCGCCGGAGGTGCTGGATCCGGAGCCGGTGCCCGACGGCGGCGCATCGTCCGGGGCTGCCCCCGAGCCAGAACGGCGCGGGCTGACCGCGACCGAGGTGCTCATCGGGCTCATCTGCCTCGCCGGTGCCCTGGCCGAGGGGTCGGCCAACGACTGGCTGGCGCTGCTGCTCGTGGACGTGCACGGGGCGCCCGCCGCCTTCGGTGCGCTGACCCTCACCGCCTTCAACCTGACGATGACGATCGGGCGGCTCGCCGGCGGCCCGGCCATCGACCGCTTCGGGCGCGCCACCGTGGTGCGCACCGGGGCGGTGCTGGCGGCCGCGGCCATCCTGCTCGTCACCCTGACCTCCTCGCTCACGCTGGCGCTGGTCGGCGGGCTGATGTGGGGGCTCGGCGTGGCCACGATCTTCCCGGCCGCGATCTCCGCCGCCGGCGAGGTGCCCGGGCGGGGCAACCGGGCCATCACCTCGGTGTCGACCATCGCCTACGGCGCCTTCCTCTTCGGCGCCCCGACGATCGGCGTGCTCGCCGAGGCCATCGGCCTGGACCGCGCGCTCTTCCTCGTCGTGGGCTTCCTCGGGCTGCTCCTCGTGCTGTCCCCGGTGATGCGGGAGAAAACGGCTGGCCGCCCCGGGCGCGCGCCCGCCACCCTGGGCTGA